Below is a window of Rhizobium jaguaris DNA.
AGCCGCGATCGAGAGCCGAGGATTGAGATGCGCTTGGCGTATGCCGAAGCGGCGGGTGTCCATGGCGGGAAAAGCAAAACGGCAGGCCGCTCCCATCAGCCCCGAAACGACACCCGAGGCGCCGATCAGCAAGGTTTGATCGCCCCAATAGATGACGGCATGCAGGAATGCGGATGCAGCCGCGGAAAAAATCCAGAAGATCACGTAGCGTGCAACGCCGATGCGACGCGCTACGGGTGCGGCAAAGACCATCAGCCACAGTCCATTGAAGGCGATGTGTTCGATACTGCCGTGCAGGAGCGAATAGGTAACCGGCGTCCACAGCCATTCCAGCCCCTGCTGCGACAGCGGGAAAGCATAGCGGGCGGGAATGAAGCTGAAGGTGAAATACAGCCAATTCAGCGTTTCGTCCGACCACCAGGGCAGATTCTGAATAGCAAAAACGACGATAAGCAGGCCAAGGCTTGCGAGGATGACGGGTGGCACGTTGAAAGCAGGAACGCGCTGCGGCGGCCGATTTTCGTCGGGCTCATGGCGCGGTGGCTCTGCATCATCCATGTCTTGCTCTGATCTCTTGAGAAGGGACTCGAGACATACAGCAGCGAATATCAAAAAAAAAGCCGTCCAACCCGGGTGGACGGCTTGCTCGGGCGCTCCTCGTTGGGATGTACCGCACTGGTTTATGTCCCAACACCCGAGATAGTTTGTGCTGAAGGTCACCTCGTGAAGTGATGGAATATTTCTCTCACTCATCACCGCGGCGGGCAAATGAAACTCTCCGTTAACCTTAATGGCTCGGCGTTGGCACGAAATAAGCAGGGTGTTTCGTGAGGGCAATGAATGCCCCGGCATTTGAACTGAAACGGGACACGGACGCATCATGCGGCAGAAAACCAGCATCGAGATATTTACCTTTTGGGAGCAGCTTCGCGGCAATGCGGATGCGCCCCTGCGCAATTTGATACAGCCTTCGGCGGTCCGTCATATTCTGCCTGAACTCTTTATTTTGGAGGCCGTGCCGCATGAGGCGCCGCGTTTTCGGCTGGCCGGGACAGCGATTTGCAATCTCATGGGGCGTGAGCTTCGCGGCGAGAGTTTTGCCGCGCTCTGGGCCGGCCGCCAGCCCGATGATCCCGTGCGCATCGCCGCCGGCGTGATGGCACATGTGGTTCCGGCTCTGATCAACGCGACCGGTTACAGCATCAGCGGTCGCCACATGGCGTTCGAAATGGTGCTGATGCCGTTGCGTTCGGCCGGCGAC
It encodes the following:
- a CDS encoding PAS domain-containing protein, whose translation is MRQKTSIEIFTFWEQLRGNADAPLRNLIQPSAVRHILPELFILEAVPHEAPRFRLAGTAICNLMGRELRGESFAALWAGRQPDDPVRIAAGVMAHVVPALINATGYSISGRHMAFEMVLMPLRSAGDVCDRLLGCLTPGAHATWLGSERLEFLALDRSRLLYERPARPVELPPYAEHANLMSPHDGVGLGDLMRRMLNPKAGGRNHEPADPSRHTFGRRL
- a CDS encoding rhomboid family intramembrane serine protease, whose protein sequence is MDDAEPPRHEPDENRPPQRVPAFNVPPVILASLGLLIVVFAIQNLPWWSDETLNWLYFTFSFIPARYAFPLSQQGLEWLWTPVTYSLLHGSIEHIAFNGLWLMVFAAPVARRIGVARYVIFWIFSAAASAFLHAVIYWGDQTLLIGASGVVSGLMGAACRFAFPAMDTRRFGIRQAHLNPRLSIAASLRSRTVVAYIVMWIAGNALVAFGITIVGDSAQPVAWDAHIGGFLFGFLLFSLFDRQPRIEVENSAPSAE